A DNA window from Lujinxingia litoralis contains the following coding sequences:
- a CDS encoding PspA/IM30 family protein — MGLFNRIGTLLKANINDLISRAEDPEKILNQLILDMKEQLIQAKKQVAVTIADEKRLKKQLDNELSKARDWEKKAMMAVRAGRDDLAREALSRKKEHDDLSSEFQKQWEAQKAAADKLRDSLRQLNAKIEEASRKKNLLIARKKRAEAQKTIQETMSGLSDTSAFDAFDRMSGKIEQMEAEAEASAELAEGFSGDDLAAKFDALEEDHGADEALMALKAKMGMGQEKKETQFDFEEEEVEEKETVSAKRGSWDSDEF, encoded by the coding sequence ATGGGACTCTTTAATCGGATCGGCACGCTCCTCAAAGCCAACATCAACGACCTGATCAGCCGCGCCGAGGATCCGGAGAAGATCCTCAATCAGCTTATCCTCGATATGAAGGAGCAGTTGATTCAGGCCAAGAAGCAGGTCGCGGTTACCATCGCCGATGAAAAGCGGCTCAAGAAGCAGCTCGATAATGAGCTGAGTAAGGCGCGCGACTGGGAGAAGAAGGCGATGATGGCGGTGCGTGCCGGGCGCGACGATTTGGCCCGGGAAGCCCTTTCACGCAAAAAAGAGCATGACGACCTCAGCTCCGAGTTCCAAAAGCAATGGGAAGCTCAGAAAGCCGCGGCTGATAAACTTCGCGATTCGCTGCGTCAGCTCAACGCCAAGATCGAAGAGGCCAGCCGCAAGAAGAATCTGCTCATTGCCCGCAAGAAGCGCGCCGAAGCGCAGAAGACCATTCAGGAGACGATGTCCGGCCTGAGCGACACCTCGGCCTTCGACGCCTTCGACCGGATGAGCGGCAAGATCGAGCAGATGGAAGCCGAAGCCGAGGCCTCCGCCGAACTCGCCGAAGGCTTCAGCGGCGATGACCTGGCCGCGAAGTTTGACGCGCTGGAGGAAGATCATGGCGCCGACGAAGCGCTGATGGCCCTCAAGGCGAAGATGGGCATGGGGCAGGAGAAGAAAGAGACCCAGTTCGACTTTGAGGAAGAGGAGGTCGAAGAAAAGGAAACGGTCTCCGCCAAGCGTGGTTCCTGGGATAGCGACGAGTTCTGA
- a CDS encoding YbjN domain-containing protein produces MVTNDKIETFIIEHGLPFEQVQDGLWLIHDEVDHIDNIVVYHTPPVLTFRVKLMEAPEKATRDVLFKRLLELNATSMVAGAYGLEDDAVVIVDTLQSENLDHNEFQATIDALAIAVREHYEELRAIVGESRPAAEASSQV; encoded by the coding sequence ATGGTCACCAACGACAAAATTGAGACCTTTATCATTGAGCACGGCCTGCCTTTTGAGCAGGTCCAGGACGGGCTGTGGTTGATTCATGATGAGGTCGATCACATCGACAACATCGTCGTCTATCACACCCCTCCGGTGCTGACTTTTCGGGTAAAGCTGATGGAGGCTCCCGAGAAGGCGACCCGCGACGTGCTCTTTAAAAGGCTGTTGGAGCTCAACGCCACGTCCATGGTTGCCGGTGCCTACGGTCTGGAAGATGATGCCGTGGTCATTGTTGATACGCTGCAGAGCGAGAACCTCGACCATAACGAATTTCAGGCGACCATTGATGCGTTGGCCATTGCAGTGCGGGAACACTACGAGGAGCTTCGTGCCATCGTGGGCGAATCCAGACCCGCTGCTGAAGCGTCCTCACAGGTCTGA
- a CDS encoding serine/threonine protein kinase: protein MRSLGPYRLIERIGVGGMAEVYLADAMRSGGLVQPCVVKLLHRNLARDQSFTRMLLEEAKLIASLRHNNISSLYDVGAEDGNFFLVMEYVNGRDLHAILAESARRGRALPVEAALYIAREVCKGLHFAHTRAGADGRPLQLVHRDISPQNILLSVLGEVKIIDFGIAKFDSRLREHTRAGVIKGKFGYMSPEQAWDEPLDHRSDLFSVAICLYEMLSGRSVYGQSDDPITMLKRARQAEIRPLGEWRSDLPDELLAVLKKALSHKREHRFQDAHAFGQALTSVLAGIAPRYTGLESGTLIREFFDEKDPALEALSPSRSPGSRRRDPRAQTTRKAPPRIEPQEIEEHTAPMQEVPDEVRLSGAYAQVPAESAGADDATYVKTVPADFAHEKTELFDEARLSGAHGVISPDEVRDSPRRPARDMRAPSASGSGPVATYQDAWGDDGPGELEPETNPHHRSPGRSGAQAHYNSEASDAAPPYENARGAAARQPGHATYATPTPVAASSPTSEQSDASAFALNRRSQIALGIVLVLIALGFLAMRFL from the coding sequence GTGCGATCTCTTGGACCCTATCGCCTCATCGAACGAATCGGCGTCGGTGGGATGGCCGAGGTCTATCTGGCGGATGCGATGCGCTCCGGCGGATTGGTGCAGCCCTGTGTGGTGAAACTGCTTCACCGCAACCTCGCCCGCGATCAGAGCTTTACGCGCATGTTGCTCGAAGAGGCCAAGCTCATCGCCTCCTTGCGTCACAATAACATCTCCAGCCTCTATGATGTGGGGGCCGAAGATGGGAACTTCTTCTTGGTCATGGAGTACGTCAACGGACGAGACCTTCATGCCATCCTGGCCGAATCGGCTCGCCGGGGCCGCGCGCTCCCGGTGGAGGCCGCCCTCTACATCGCGCGCGAAGTCTGCAAGGGGCTTCATTTTGCCCATACGCGGGCCGGCGCCGACGGTCGGCCACTGCAGCTGGTCCACCGTGATATCAGCCCGCAAAACATCCTGCTGAGCGTGCTCGGCGAGGTGAAGATCATCGACTTTGGCATCGCCAAGTTTGATTCACGACTCCGCGAGCATACGCGGGCCGGCGTTATCAAAGGTAAGTTCGGCTACATGAGTCCGGAGCAGGCCTGGGACGAGCCCCTAGATCATCGCTCCGACCTCTTTTCGGTGGCCATCTGCCTTTATGAAATGCTCAGCGGACGCTCGGTTTACGGGCAAAGCGACGATCCGATTACGATGCTTAAACGCGCCCGGCAGGCCGAGATTCGTCCCCTTGGGGAATGGCGAAGTGACCTGCCCGACGAGCTTTTGGCAGTGCTCAAGAAGGCGCTCTCCCACAAGCGCGAGCATCGGTTTCAGGACGCCCATGCCTTCGGGCAGGCTCTCACGTCGGTCCTGGCCGGAATCGCGCCCCGCTACACCGGGCTGGAGAGTGGCACACTGATTCGCGAGTTCTTTGACGAGAAAGACCCGGCACTCGAAGCGCTTTCCCCCTCGCGGAGTCCGGGGAGTCGGCGGCGAGATCCGCGCGCCCAGACCACCCGCAAAGCCCCGCCGCGCATTGAGCCTCAGGAGATCGAAGAGCATACCGCGCCGATGCAGGAGGTCCCGGACGAGGTACGCCTCAGCGGCGCCTATGCTCAGGTCCCTGCAGAGAGCGCGGGAGCCGATGATGCGACGTACGTGAAGACGGTACCGGCGGATTTTGCTCACGAAAAAACCGAACTCTTTGACGAGGCTCGCCTCTCGGGAGCACACGGGGTCATTTCACCAGACGAGGTGCGCGACTCCCCCCGCAGGCCGGCCCGTGACATGCGTGCCCCCTCGGCCTCTGGCTCCGGGCCCGTGGCGACATACCAGGACGCCTGGGGCGATGATGGCCCGGGAGAGTTGGAGCCCGAAACCAACCCTCATCACCGCTCTCCGGGGCGCTCCGGCGCCCAGGCCCACTACAACTCCGAAGCGTCCGATGCTGCCCCGCCTTACGAGAACGCGCGAGGAGCTGCAGCAAGGCAGCCCGGGCATGCTACCTATGCAACGCCCACGCCAGTGGCCGCGTCATCGCCGACGTCCGAGCAATCCGACGCCAGCGCGTTCGCACTTAATCGACGCTCTCAGATCGCCCTGGGGATTGTCCTCGTGCTCATCGCCCTGGGATTTCTGGCCATGCGCTTTTTGTAA
- a CDS encoding nucleotidyltransferase family protein translates to MAESWPAPVGGVLCAGYGSRLAPLTDVLPKPLMPFLNTPLVAYALNHLVGAGVERVGMNLHHLPDAVPPVADRLCANFGLRPTYIREWEILGTAGGVRGIWQGLGEPEATLIVLNGDSVMNIDLRAHLQAHRESGALASMVVRPRAEDQPGRVWLNQDGELRGLRDARHPQASSETLAEYDFTGVHFLEPELLRQIPLELGCMVGDVYIPLLEKGERINALVNEGFWAALDTPRLFFETTRRVLHEPGLFEQAPLPQALGQSLYIYNEATIDDKARLAGPILAGLHAMVGAGAQVGPDVVLDGVELRGGARVREAILYGMGQLEGDWERCMAVAGKVVSFELDD, encoded by the coding sequence ATGGCAGAATCATGGCCCGCTCCGGTCGGTGGCGTGCTCTGCGCGGGGTACGGCTCGCGCCTGGCACCGCTGACCGACGTGTTGCCCAAACCGCTGATGCCTTTTCTGAACACGCCGCTGGTGGCGTACGCTCTCAACCATCTGGTCGGAGCAGGTGTGGAACGCGTCGGCATGAACCTTCACCATCTTCCCGATGCTGTGCCGCCGGTGGCTGACCGGCTCTGCGCGAACTTCGGTCTTCGACCGACCTACATTCGTGAGTGGGAGATTCTGGGGACCGCCGGCGGTGTGCGTGGTATCTGGCAGGGGCTCGGAGAGCCAGAGGCGACGCTGATTGTGCTCAACGGCGACAGCGTCATGAACATCGACCTTCGTGCCCATCTCCAGGCCCACCGTGAGAGTGGGGCGCTGGCCTCCATGGTTGTCCGCCCCAGGGCCGAGGATCAGCCGGGACGGGTATGGCTCAACCAGGATGGCGAGCTTCGCGGTCTGCGTGATGCTCGCCATCCGCAGGCGAGCTCCGAGACGTTGGCCGAGTATGACTTCACCGGGGTGCACTTCCTGGAGCCGGAGCTCTTGAGGCAGATTCCCCTGGAGCTGGGCTGTATGGTGGGCGATGTCTACATCCCCCTGCTGGAAAAAGGCGAGCGCATCAACGCGCTGGTCAACGAAGGCTTCTGGGCCGCCCTCGATACGCCTCGCCTCTTTTTTGAGACGACGCGACGTGTGCTTCATGAGCCCGGGCTCTTTGAACAGGCGCCACTACCGCAGGCACTGGGGCAATCGCTCTACATCTACAACGAAGCCACCATCGACGATAAAGCGCGGCTGGCTGGACCAATTCTCGCCGGCCTGCACGCGATGGTCGGAGCGGGCGCGCAGGTAGGCCCGGACGTGGTGCTAGATGGCGTGGAGCTTCGGGGGGGCGCCCGGGTGCGCGAGGCCATCCTCTACGGGATGGGCCAGCTGGAAGGCGATTGGGAACGCTGCATGGCGGTCGCCGGCAAAGTCGTGAGTTTTGAGCTCGACGATTGA
- a CDS encoding 1-aminocyclopropane-1-carboxylate deaminase/D-cysteine desulfhydrase, with translation MSELEIFERYPQTRALNHVSLCESPTPVDTYPALAAELGVRDLMVKRDDLTGKLYGGNKVRKLEFILADALAAGHRRVWTVGAVGSHHVLATALYARQVGLEPHALHFPQPVTPHVREVLQALSTTAPVLTLIESKNGLPFAMAKTHIREWLSRDKNPYFIPGGGSSPLGVIGYVNAALELAAQIERGECPTPDVLYVAAGTCGTLSGLALGAKMAGLPTKIVGVRVVDKVVCNVPLACHMANRAGDLLREAGVPDVPRIGAGDLTLLHDFFGAGYGKTTPEGRTMIERVALHTEFALEPTYTAKTFAAIAADAESLADKRVLYWHTLSGADLSGLLTRAQVDWDLPPEYQHLF, from the coding sequence ATGAGCGAACTCGAAATCTTTGAGCGCTACCCTCAAACCCGCGCGCTAAACCACGTGAGCCTTTGCGAGAGCCCCACGCCGGTGGATACCTACCCGGCGCTGGCCGCAGAACTCGGCGTGCGCGACCTCATGGTCAAGCGCGACGACCTCACGGGCAAACTCTACGGCGGCAACAAGGTTCGAAAGCTCGAGTTCATCCTGGCCGACGCGCTGGCTGCCGGCCATCGCCGTGTCTGGACGGTGGGCGCCGTCGGAAGCCACCATGTACTGGCGACCGCGCTCTACGCGCGACAGGTAGGCCTGGAGCCTCACGCCCTGCACTTCCCCCAGCCAGTGACCCCCCATGTACGTGAGGTGCTCCAGGCGCTGAGCACCACCGCGCCCGTACTCACCCTGATTGAGTCCAAAAACGGGTTACCCTTTGCCATGGCCAAGACCCACATCCGAGAGTGGCTCTCTCGCGACAAAAACCCTTACTTCATCCCGGGCGGGGGCTCCTCCCCGCTGGGCGTGATCGGCTACGTCAATGCCGCCCTGGAACTCGCCGCCCAGATCGAGCGCGGGGAATGTCCGACGCCCGATGTGCTCTACGTGGCCGCGGGTACCTGTGGCACCTTAAGCGGGCTGGCCCTGGGAGCCAAAATGGCCGGCCTTCCCACAAAGATTGTGGGCGTACGAGTGGTCGATAAGGTCGTCTGCAACGTCCCGCTGGCCTGTCATATGGCCAACCGCGCGGGGGATCTTCTCCGCGAGGCCGGGGTGCCAGACGTGCCCCGCATTGGAGCCGGCGACCTCACCCTCCTCCACGACTTCTTCGGGGCGGGCTATGGCAAGACCACCCCCGAGGGGCGTACGATGATAGAGCGGGTGGCTCTCCACACCGAGTTTGCGCTCGAGCCGACCTACACGGCCAAAACCTTCGCCGCGATCGCAGCCGACGCCGAGAGCCTGGCTGACAAACGCGTGCTCTACTGGCATACCTTGAGCGGCGCCGACTTAAGCGGCTTGCTCACGCGCGCCCAGGTCGATTGGGATCTCCCCCCCGAGTATCAGCACCTTTTTTGA